One segment of Proteus appendicitidis DNA contains the following:
- a CDS encoding NADH:ubiquinone reductase (Na(+)-transporting) subunit D, whose amino-acid sequence MADTKEIKRVLLGPLLDNNPIALQVLGVCSALAVTTKLETALVMTIAVTLVTAFSSFFISLIRNYIPSSVRIIVQMAIIASLVIVVDQILQAYAYEISKQLSVFVGLIITNCIVMGRAEAYAMKAPPIESFMDGIGNGLGYGVILILVGFLRELFGSGKLFGITVMESIQNGGWYQPNGLFLLAPSAFFIIGLLIWGLRTLKPAQVEED is encoded by the coding sequence ATGGCTGATACAAAAGAAATTAAACGAGTTTTACTTGGGCCATTGTTAGATAACAACCCGATTGCCTTACAGGTATTAGGTGTGTGTTCTGCATTGGCGGTAACAACAAAACTTGAAACCGCATTGGTGATGACAATTGCGGTAACTCTGGTTACTGCATTCTCAAGCTTCTTTATTTCACTTATTCGTAATTACATACCAAGTAGCGTTCGTATTATTGTTCAAATGGCGATTATTGCTTCATTAGTTATCGTTGTTGACCAAATACTGCAAGCTTATGCGTATGAAATTTCTAAGCAACTTTCTGTTTTCGTTGGTCTTATTATTACTAACTGTATTGTAATGGGGCGTGCTGAAGCTTATGCGATGAAAGCACCTCCTATTGAAAGCTTTATGGATGGTATTGGTAACGGCTTAGGATATGGCGTTATCTTGATCCTTGTTGGTTTTTTACGTGAACTTTTTGGTTCTGGTAAATTATTCGGCATTACAGTGATGGAGTCTATCCAAAATGGTGGTTGGTATCAGCCAAACGGTTTATTCCTGTTAGCACCAAGTGCGTTCTTTATTATTGGTTTGCTAATTTGGGGATTACGTACATTAAAACCTGCACAGGTTGAAGAGGACTAA
- a CDS encoding NADH:ubiquinone reductase (Na(+)-transporting) subunit B, with protein sequence MGLKNLFEKVEHHFEPGGKLAKWYVLYEAVTTVFYTPGTVTRNGGHVRDTIDLKRMMILVWLAVFPAMFWGMYNVGHQAIPALNQLYSGAELQQIIASDWHYRLAEFLGASLTTDAGWASKMLLGATYFLPIYLVVFAVGGFWEVLFAFIRGHEINEGFFVTSILFALIVPPTLPLWQAALGITFGVVIAKEIFGGTGRNFLNPALAGRAFLFFAYPAQISGDLVWTAADGFSGATPLSQWSVSGQSALLNTVTQQPISWMDAFLGYIPGSIGEVSTLMILIGGAVILFARIASWRIVAGVMVGMIAMSYLFNFIGSDTNPLFSMPWHWHLVLGGFAFGMMFMATDPVSASFTDKGKWAYGILIGVMAVLIRVVNPAYPEGMMLAILFANLFAPLFDYVVVQANIKRRQARG encoded by the coding sequence ATGGGTTTGAAAAATTTGTTTGAAAAAGTAGAGCACCATTTTGAGCCTGGAGGCAAATTAGCAAAATGGTACGTACTTTATGAAGCAGTGACCACGGTATTTTATACGCCAGGTACTGTCACGCGTAATGGTGGGCATGTTCGTGACACTATTGACCTAAAACGCATGATGATCTTAGTTTGGTTGGCTGTTTTCCCAGCAATGTTTTGGGGAATGTATAATGTCGGTCATCAAGCTATCCCTGCGCTGAATCAGTTATATAGCGGTGCAGAATTACAGCAAATCATTGCTTCAGATTGGCACTATCGCCTTGCTGAATTCCTTGGCGCATCATTAACAACAGATGCTGGATGGGCAAGTAAGATGCTACTTGGTGCAACTTACTTTTTACCTATTTATCTTGTTGTTTTTGCGGTGGGTGGATTTTGGGAAGTTCTTTTTGCCTTTATTCGTGGCCATGAAATTAACGAAGGTTTCTTTGTTACATCAATCTTATTTGCCTTGATCGTACCGCCAACATTACCACTTTGGCAGGCTGCATTAGGTATTACGTTTGGTGTTGTTATCGCGAAAGAAATCTTTGGTGGTACAGGGCGTAACTTCTTAAACCCGGCATTAGCAGGTCGTGCATTCCTGTTCTTTGCTTATCCAGCTCAAATTTCAGGTGATCTGGTTTGGACTGCGGCTGATGGCTTCTCTGGTGCGACACCATTATCACAATGGTCTGTATCGGGTCAAAGTGCGTTATTAAATACCGTCACTCAACAACCTATCTCTTGGATGGATGCTTTCCTTGGATATATCCCAGGATCGATAGGTGAAGTTTCAACACTGATGATTTTAATCGGTGGGGCTGTCATTCTTTTTGCTCGCATTGCTTCATGGCGTATTGTTGCTGGGGTAATGGTGGGTATGATTGCAATGTCATACCTGTTTAATTTTATTGGTTCAGATACTAATCCTCTCTTCTCAATGCCTTGGCACTGGCACTTAGTATTAGGTGGTTTTGCTTTCGGTATGATGTTTATGGCAACAGATCCAGTATCCGCATCGTTTACCGATAAAGGTAAATGGGCTTACGGTATTTTGATTGGCGTAATGGCTGTGCTTATTCGTGTCGTCAATCCGGCTTACCCAGAAGGTATGATGCTGGCAATCTTATTCGCAAACTTATTTGCACCACTGTTTGATTACGTGGTTGTTCAGGCGAATATTAAGCGGAGACAAGCTCGTGGCTAA
- the nqrE gene encoding NADH:ubiquinone reductase (Na(+)-transporting) subunit E translates to MEHYISLFVRAVFIENMALAFFLGMCTFLAVSKNVKTAFGLGIAVTVVLGLSVPLNNLVYNYVLRDNALMEGVDLSFLNFITFIGVIAALVQILEMILDRYFPSLYNALGIFLPLITVNCAIFGGVSFMAQRDYNFSESIVYGFGSGIGWMLAIVLLASIREKMKYADVPAGMKGLGVTFVTTGLMALGFMSFSGVQL, encoded by the coding sequence ATGGAACATTATATAAGCCTGTTTGTTCGTGCTGTTTTTATTGAGAATATGGCGCTCGCATTCTTCTTAGGGATGTGTACATTCCTCGCCGTTTCTAAAAACGTAAAAACAGCGTTTGGATTAGGTATCGCTGTTACCGTTGTTCTAGGTCTTTCTGTACCGTTGAATAACTTGGTTTACAACTATGTGTTACGTGATAATGCATTAATGGAAGGTGTTGATTTAAGTTTCTTAAACTTTATCACTTTCATTGGTGTGATTGCGGCACTGGTACAAATCCTAGAAATGATTTTAGACCGCTATTTCCCTTCGCTGTATAACGCACTAGGGATCTTCTTGCCACTTATTACCGTTAACTGCGCCATTTTCGGTGGTGTGTCATTTATGGCACAACGTGACTATAACTTTAGTGAATCGATTGTTTATGGTTTCGGCTCTGGGATTGGTTGGATGTTAGCCATCGTATTACTGGCTTCTATCCGTGAGAAAATGAAGTACGCGGATGTACCGGCAGGTATGAAAGGGTTAGGCGTTACTTTTGTCACCACAGGGTTGATGGCATTAGGTTTCATGTCCTTCTCTGGTGTTCAGCTATAA
- a CDS encoding Na(+)-translocating NADH-quinone reductase subunit C: MAKEKNKDSVARTFLVVFILCLVCSVVVAGAAVGLKSKQEEQKLLDKQRNILDVAGLLVPKMSAADVLKVYDTRIKAKIVNFQTGELTDSKGNFDLNAALRSDDTSIALSPEEDLAKIRRRSNTAEVYFVLDEQGKTTEVVLPVYGSGLWSVMYAFIAVDIDGVTSKGITYYAHGETPGLGGEVDNPQWKAQWKGKRLINEEGVPAIKIVRSGAAAGNPYGIDGLSGATLTSNGIQHMFDFWLGEKGFGPFLKKVREGEING; encoded by the coding sequence GTGGCTAAAGAGAAAAACAAAGATAGCGTCGCAAGAACGTTCCTCGTTGTATTTATTCTATGTCTTGTGTGTTCCGTGGTAGTAGCAGGAGCAGCCGTTGGACTGAAGTCTAAACAAGAAGAGCAAAAACTTCTTGATAAACAACGTAATATTCTTGATGTTGCGGGTCTGCTCGTACCTAAAATGAGTGCGGCAGATGTACTGAAAGTGTATGACACTCGCATTAAAGCCAAAATTGTTAATTTCCAGACAGGTGAACTGACTGATAGTAAAGGCAATTTTGATTTAAACGCGGCATTACGTAGTGATGATACTTCCATTGCATTATCTCCAGAAGAAGATCTTGCAAAAATTCGCCGACGTTCAAATACCGCAGAAGTATATTTTGTTCTTGATGAACAAGGCAAAACGACTGAAGTCGTTCTACCTGTTTATGGTTCTGGCTTATGGTCTGTGATGTATGCATTTATTGCGGTTGATATTGATGGTGTGACTTCTAAAGGTATTACCTATTATGCTCATGGTGAAACACCGGGCTTAGGTGGTGAAGTTGATAACCCACAATGGAAAGCACAATGGAAAGGTAAGCGCTTAATTAATGAAGAAGGCGTACCTGCTATTAAGATTGTGCGTAGTGGCGCAGCAGCTGGCAACCCTTATGGTATTGATGGGCTTTCTGGTGCGACGCTGACCTCAAATGGTATCCAGCATATGTTCGACTTCTGGTTAGGCGAAAAAGGTTTCGGCCCATTCCTGAAAAAAGTGCGTGAAGGAGAGATCAATGGCTGA